In one window of Drosophila ananassae strain 14024-0371.13 chromosome XR, ASM1763931v2, whole genome shotgun sequence DNA:
- the LOC6504386 gene encoding NEDD8 ultimate buster 1 codes for MSQIDNIFIQVRARLRSEGIKLWEEPYYSEDLGCIEAAMENLAAKYSDYFGIDSDHCKCVLTELQDNALRKLAARQEFSATGMATFKVRRIDNRGGTTTMLDIKCDLNSLGSDLQAAIAAKLQLPDANHVKCIAGGKMVASNVTLSAQQLKNNQQLIVIVGQADNRNGALYERINRIKKDVEAVVSSQNQMMEMEDQNGSPVFLPPAENRALLMGLGFCEKARAAMQREDYEESLLLLLEADELFGTCNSQFLESVDNYALLNLDIVWCYLCLKNVTQLPDADRRLGICERSFKRSYGEGFKRLYALKGKACPERALIMRLHLLQGVVLFHQNRRDEAFERFEQASALLSQLKVNEQDLTTLMEMGFDLSESRLALRSCSGSRDVGRAVQFIQERRQQLKDARKQSKAERSMQRKYNRSNGKDCDWVNPRSICTLTEMGFDRRLAKLALQRSKNDVPQAVELLQTQFDELVSSLPRTSVSADDDQLKHLLRLGFDEPAVRAALESTDNNVERAIEFLLRAFQTEEELQETMDKISKLSHNEDGPSTSSSSSSSPLSSPIINSVLRQAQVEIDAMKAYQRFNSDINQNDQDYLDLPLVQEEQLLAEYRCLLEQ; via the exons ATGTCGCAAATCGACAATATTTTCATCCAAGTGAGGGCTCGCCTGCGCTCGGAGGGCATCAAGTTGTGGGAGGAACCCTACTATTCCGAGGATTTGGGCTGCATCGAGGCGGCCATGGAG AACCTAGCTGCCAAGTACTCTGACTATTTCGGCATCGACTCCGATCACTGCAAGTGCGTCCTCACCGAGTTGCAGGACAATGCCCTCCGGAAGCTGGCCGCCCGCCAGGAGTTCTCCGCCACCGGCATGGCCACCTTCAAGGTGCGTCGCATCGATAATCGTGGCGGGACCACCACTATGCTGGACATCAAGTGTGACCTGAACTCGCTGGGCTCGGATCTTCAGGCGGCCATTGCCGCCAAGTTGCAGCTGCCGGATGCGAATCATGTGAAGTGCATTGCCGGAGGCAAGATGGTGGCCTCCAACGTCACCCTGTCCGCCCAGCAGCTGAAGAACAACCAGCAGTTGATTGTGATCGTCGGCCAGGCAGATAACCGGAACGGAGCACTCTACGAGAGGATCAATCGCATCAAGAAGGATGTGGAGGCGGTGGTTTCGTCGCAGAATCAAATGATGGAG ATGGAGGACCAGAACGGCAGTCCTGTCTTCCTGCCACCCGCCGAGAATCGCGCCCTGCTCATGGGTCTGGGCTTCTGTGAAAAGGCGCGAGCTGCCATGCAGCGCGAGGACTACGAGGAGtccctgctgctgctcctggagGCGGATGAGCTGTTTGGCACTTGCAACTCCCAGTTCCTTGAGTCCGTGGACAACTATGCGCTCCTCAACCTGGACATTGTGTGGTGCTATTTGTGCCTGAAGAACGTGACCCAATTGCCGGACGCCGATCGTCGTTTGGGGATCTGTGAGCGGAGCTTCAAACGGAGCTATGGCGAGGGCTTCAAGCGACTGTATGCCCTCAAAGGCAAAGCCTGTCCCGAAAGGGCTCTCATCATGCGGCTGCACCTGCTCCAGGGAGTGGTTCTCTTCCACCAGAATCGTCGCGACGAGGCCTTTGAACGCTTCGAGCAGGCTTCCGCCTTGTTGAGCCAGCTGAAAGTCAACGAGCAGGACCTAACCACGCTGATGGAGATGGGCTTCGACCTGAGCGAGTCCCGTCTAGCTCTTCGGTCCTGTTCCGGTTCTCGGGATGTCGGCCGGGCTGTTCAGTTCATCCAGGAGCGTCGGCAGCAGCTGAAGGACGCCCGGAAACAGTCCAAGGCGGAGAGATCCATGCAGAGAAAGTACAATAGGTCGAACGGCAAGGACTGTGACTGGGTGAATCCCAGGAGCATCTGCACCCTCACCGAAATGGGTTTCGATCGCCGATTGGCCAAACTGGCCCTACAAAGAAGCAAAAACGATGTGCCCCAAGCG GTGGAACTCCTTCAGACCCAGTTTGACGAACTGGTGTCTTCGTTGCCCAGAACCAGTGTCTCTGCGGATGACGATCAGTTGAAGCATCTCCTCAGATTGGGTTTCGACGAGCCCGCCGTACGGGCAGCCCTCGAAAGCACCGACAATAATGTGGAAAGAGCCATTGAGTTCTTGCTGCGCGCCTTCCAAACCGAAGAGGAACTCCAGGAGACCATGGACAAGATCAGTAAACTATCCCACAACGAGGATGGACCCTCAACCTCCAGTTCAAGTTCCAGTTCACCACTTTCATCGCCAATTATCAACTCGGTTCTGCGACAAGCTCAGGTAGAAATAGATGCCATGAAGGCCTACCAACGCTTCAACTCGGACATCAATCAGAACGATCAGGACTACTTGGACTTGCCGTTGGTTCAGGAGGAGCAACTCCTGGCCGAGTATCGCTGCCTTCTAGAGCAGTAG